One genomic region from Oncorhynchus keta strain PuntledgeMale-10-30-2019 unplaced genomic scaffold, Oket_V2 Un_scaffold_4321_pilon_pilon, whole genome shotgun sequence encodes:
- the LOC127928855 gene encoding loricrin-like isoform X7 — MRFCSTSSYEMTDLRTTITSTYIYMWRLYTGCYGTESMWRLYTGCYGTESMWRLYTGCYGTESMWRLYTGCYGTESMWRLYTGCYGTESMWRLYTGCYGTESMWRLYTGGTGTESMWRLYTGCYGTESMWRLYTGVLVQSQCGGYIQGVTVQSQCGGYIQGVTVQSQCGGYIQGVTVQSQCGGYIQGVTVQSQCGGYIQGVPVQSQCGGYIQGVTVQSQCGGYIQGVPVQSQCGGYIQGVTVQSQCGGYIQGVTVQSQCGGYIQGVPVQSQCGGYIQGVPVQSQCGGYIQGVQSQCGGYIQGVLVQSQCGGYIQGVPVQSRYAGGSACDKYI, encoded by the exons ATGAGGTTTTGCTCCACCTCTTCTTATGAAATGACTGATTTGAGAACTACTattacctctacctacatatacatgtggag gctatatacagggtgttacggtactgagtcaatgtggaggctatatacagggtgttacggtactgagtcaatgtggaggctatatacagggtgttacggtacagagtcaatgtggaggctatatacagggtgttacggtactgagtcaatgtggaggctatatacagggtgttacggtacagagtcaatgtggaggctatatacagggtgttacggtactgagtcaatgtggaggctatatacagggggtaccggtacagagtcaatgtggaggctatatacagggtgttacggtactgagtcaatgtggaggctatatacaggggtactggtacagagtcaatgtggaggctatatacagggtgttacggtacagagtcaatgtggaggctatatacagggtgttacggtacagagtcaatgtggaggctatatacagggtgttacggtacagagtcaatgtggaggctatatacagggtgttacggtacagagtcaatgtggaggctatatacagggggtaccggtacagagtcaatgtggaggctatatacagggtgttacggtacagagtcaatgtggaggctatatacagg gggtaccggtacagagtcaatgtggaggctatatacagggtgttacggtacagagtcaatgtggaggctatatacagggtgttacggtacagagtcaatgtggaggctatatacagggggtaccggtacagagtcaatgtggaggctatatacagggggtaccggtacagagtcaatgtggaggctatatacagggggtacagagtcaatgtggaggctatatacagggggtactggtacagagtcaatgtggaggctatatacagggggtaccggttcagagtcgaTATGCGGGGggcagcgcatgtgacaaatacatttag
- the LOC127928855 gene encoding loricrin-like isoform X5 yields the protein MRFCSTSSYEMTDLRTTITSTYIYMWRLYTGCYGTESMWRLYTGCYGTESMWRLYTGCYGTESMWRLYTGCYGTESMWRLYTGCYGTESMWRLYTGCYGTESMWRLYTGGTGTESMWRLYTGCYGTESMWRLYTGVLVQSQCGGYIQGVTVQSQCGGYIQGVTVQSQCGGYIQGVTVQSQCGGYIQGVTVQSQCGGYIQGVPVQSQCGGYIQGVTVQSQCGGYIQGVTVQSQCGGYIQGVTVQSQCGGYIQGVPVQSQCGGYIQGVPVQSQCGGYIQGVTVQSQCGGYIQGVTVQSQCGGYIQGVPVQSQCGGYIQGVPVQSQCGGYIQGVQSQCGGYIQGVLVQSQCGGYIQGVPVQSRYAGGSACDKYI from the exons ATGAGGTTTTGCTCCACCTCTTCTTATGAAATGACTGATTTGAGAACTACTattacctctacctacatatacatgtggag gctatatacagggtgttacggtactgagtcaatgtggaggctatatacagggtgttacggtactgagtcaatgtggaggctatatacagggtgttacggtacagagtcaatgtggaggctatatacagggtgttacggtactgagtcaatgtggaggctatatacagggtgttacggtacagagtcaatgtggaggctatatacagggtgttacggtactgagtcaatgtggaggctatatacagggggtaccggtacagagtcaatgtggaggctatatacagggtgttacggtactgagtcaatgtggaggctatatacaggggtactggtacagagtcaatgtggaggctatatacagggtgttacggtacagagtcaatgtggaggctatatacagggtgttacggtacagagtcaatgtggaggctatatacagggtgttacggtacagagtcaatgtggaggctatatacagggtgttacggtacagagtcaatgtggaggctatatacagggggtaccggtacagagtcaatgtggaggctatatacagggtgttacggtacagagtcaatgtggaggctatatacagggtgttacggtacagagtcaatgtggaggctatatacagggtgttacggtacagagtcaatgtggaggctatatacagggggtaccggtacagagtcaatgtggaggctatatacagg gggtaccggtacagagtcaatgtggaggctatatacagggtgttacggtacagagtcaatgtggaggctatatacagggtgttacggtacagagtcaatgtggaggctatatacagggggtaccggtacagagtcaatgtggaggctatatacagggggtaccggtacagagtcaatgtggaggctatatacagggggtacagagtcaatgtggaggctatatacagggggtactggtacagagtcaatgtggaggctatatacagggggtaccggttcagagtcgaTATGCGGGGggcagcgcatgtgacaaatacatttag
- the LOC127928855 gene encoding loricrin-like isoform X2, producing MRFCSTSSYEMTDLRTTITSTYIYMWRLYTGCYGTESMWRLYTGCYGTESMWRLYTGCYGTESMWRLYTGCYGTESMWRLYTGCYGTESMWRLYTGCYGTESMWRLYTGGTGTESMWRLYTGCYGTESMWRLYTGVLVQSQCGGYIQGVTVQSQCGGYIQGVTVQSQCGGYIQGVTVQSQCGGYIQGVTVQSQCGGYIQGVPVQSQCGGYIQGVTVQSQCGGYIQGVTVQSQCGGYIQGVTVQSQCGGYIQGVPVQSQCGGYIQGVTVQSQCGGYIQGVPVQSQCGGYIQGVPVQSQCGGYIQGVTVQSQCGGYIQGVPVQSQCGGYIQGVTVQSQCGGYIQGVPVQSQCGGYIQGVTVQSQCGGYIQGVTVQSQCGGYIQGVPVQSQCGGYIQGVPSQCGGYIQGVLVQSQCGGYIQGVPVQSRYAGGSACDKYI from the exons ATGAGGTTTTGCTCCACCTCTTCTTATGAAATGACTGATTTGAGAACTACTattacctctacctacatatacatgtggag gctatatacagggtgttacggtactgagtcaatgtggaggctatatacagggtgttacggtactgagtcaatgtggaggctatatacagggtgttacggtacagagtcaatgtggaggctatatacagggtgttacggtactgagtcaatgtggaggctatatacagggtgttacggtacagagtcaatgtggaggctatatacagggtgttacggtactgagtcaatgtggaggctatatacagggggtaccggtacagagtcaatgtggaggctatatacagggtgttacggtactgagtcaatgtggaggctatatacaggggtactggtacagagtcaatgtggaggctatatacagggtgttacggtacagagtcaatgtggaggctatatacagggtgttacggtacagagtcaatgtggaggctatatacagggtgttacggtacagagtcaatgtggaggctatatacagggtgttacggtacagagtcaatgtggaggctatatacagggggtaccggtacagagtcaatgtggaggctatatacagggtgttacggtacagagtcaatgtggaggctatatacagggtgttacggtacagagtcaatgtggaggctatatacagggtgttacggtacagagtcaatgtggaggctatatacagggggtaccggtacagagtcaatgtggaggctatatacagggtgttacggtacagagtcaatgtggaggctatatacagggggtaccggtacagagtcaatgtggaggctatatacagggggtaccggtacagagtcaatgtggaggctatatacagggtgttacggtacagagtcaatgtggaggctatatacagggggtaccggtacagagtcaatgtggaggctatatacagggtgttacggtacagagtcaatgtggaggctatatacagg gggtaccggtacagagtcaatgtggaggctatatacagggtgttacggtacagagtcaatgtggaggctatatacagggtgttacggtacagagtcaatgtggaggctatatacagggggtaccggtacagagtcaatgtggaggctatatacagggggtaccg agtcaatgtggaggctatatacagggggtactggtacagagtcaatgtggaggctatatacagggggtaccggttcagagtcgaTATGCGGGGggcagcgcatgtgacaaatacatttag
- the LOC127928855 gene encoding loricrin-like isoform X4: MRFCSTSSYEMTDLRTTITSTYIYMWRLYTGCYGTESMWRLYTGCYGTESMWRLYTGCYGTESMWRLYTGCYGTESMWRLYTGCYGTESMWRLYTGCYGTESMWRLYTGGTGTESMWRLYTGCYGTESMWRLYTGVLVQSQCGGYIQGVTVQSQCGGYIQGVTVQSQCGGYIQGVTVQSQCGGYIQGVTVQSQCGGYIQGVPVQSQCGGYIQGVTVQSQCGGYIQGVTVQSQCGGYIQGVTVQSQCGGYIQGVPVQSQCGGYIQGVTVQSQCGGYIQGVPVQSQCGGYIQGVPVQSQCGGYIQGVTVQSQCGGYIQGVPVQSQCGGYIQGVTVQSQCGGYIQGVPVQSQCGGYIQGVTVQSQCGGYIQGVTVQSQCGGYIQGVPVQSQCGGYIQGVPSQCGGYIQGVPVQSRYAGGSACDKYI; the protein is encoded by the exons ATGAGGTTTTGCTCCACCTCTTCTTATGAAATGACTGATTTGAGAACTACTattacctctacctacatatacatgtggag gctatatacagggtgttacggtactgagtcaatgtggaggctatatacagggtgttacggtactgagtcaatgtggaggctatatacagggtgttacggtacagagtcaatgtggaggctatatacagggtgttacggtactgagtcaatgtggaggctatatacagggtgttacggtacagagtcaatgtggaggctatatacagggtgttacggtactgagtcaatgtggaggctatatacagggggtaccggtacagagtcaatgtggaggctatatacagggtgttacggtactgagtcaatgtggaggctatatacaggggtactggtacagagtcaatgtggaggctatatacagggtgttacggtacagagtcaatgtggaggctatatacagggtgttacggtacagagtcaatgtggaggctatatacagggtgttacggtacagagtcaatgtggaggctatatacagggtgttacggtacagagtcaatgtggaggctatatacagggggtaccggtacagagtcaatgtggaggctatatacagggtgttacggtacagagtcaatgtggaggctatatacagggtgttacggtacagagtcaatgtggaggctatatacagggtgttacggtacagagtcaatgtggaggctatatacagggggtaccggtacagagtcaatgtggaggctatatacagggtgttacggtacagagtcaatgtggaggctatatacagggggtaccggtacagagtcaatgtggaggctatatacagggggtaccggtacagagtcaatgtggaggctatatacagggtgttacggtacagagtcaatgtggaggctatatacagggggtaccggtacagagtcaatgtggaggctatatacagggtgttacggtacagagtcaatgtggaggctatatacagg gggtaccggtacagagtcaatgtggaggctatatacagggtgttacggtacagagtcaatgtggaggctatatacagggtgttacggtacagagtcaatgtggaggctatatacagggggtaccggtacagagtcaatgtggaggctatatacagggggtaccg agtcaatgtggaggctatatacagggggtaccggttcagagtcgaTATGCGGGGggcagcgcatgtgacaaatacatttag
- the LOC127928855 gene encoding loricrin-like isoform X3 yields the protein MRFCSTSSYEMTDLRTTITSTYIYMWRLYTGCYGTESMWRLYTGCYGTESMWRLYTGCYGTESMWRLYTGCYGTESMWRLYTGCYGTESMWRLYTGCYGTESMWRLYTGGTGTESMWRLYTGCYGTESMWRLYTGVLVQSQCGGYIQGVTVQSQCGGYIQGVTVQSQCGGYIQGVTVQSQCGGYIQGVTVQSQCGGYIQGVPVQSQCGGYIQGVTVQSQCGGYIQGVTVQSQCGGYIQGVTVQSQCGGYIQGVPVQSQCGGYIQGVTVQSQCGGYIQGVPVQSQCGGYIQGVPVQSQCGGYIQGVTVQSQCGGYIQGVPVQSQCGGYIQGVPVQSQCGGYIQGVTVQSQCGGYIQGVTVQSQCGGYIQGVPVQSQCGGYIQGVPVQSQCGGYIQGVQSQCGGYIQGVLVQSQCGGYIQGVPVQSRYAGGSACDKYI from the exons ATGAGGTTTTGCTCCACCTCTTCTTATGAAATGACTGATTTGAGAACTACTattacctctacctacatatacatgtggag gctatatacagggtgttacggtactgagtcaatgtggaggctatatacagggtgttacggtactgagtcaatgtggaggctatatacagggtgttacggtacagagtcaatgtggaggctatatacagggtgttacggtactgagtcaatgtggaggctatatacagggtgttacggtacagagtcaatgtggaggctatatacagggtgttacggtactgagtcaatgtggaggctatatacagggggtaccggtacagagtcaatgtggaggctatatacagggtgttacggtactgagtcaatgtggaggctatatacaggggtactggtacagagtcaatgtggaggctatatacagggtgttacggtacagagtcaatgtggaggctatatacagggtgttacggtacagagtcaatgtggaggctatatacagggtgttacggtacagagtcaatgtggaggctatatacagggtgttacggtacagagtcaatgtggaggctatatacagggggtaccggtacagagtcaatgtggaggctatatacagggtgttacggtacagagtcaatgtggaggctatatacagggtgttacggtacagagtcaatgtggaggctatatacagggtgttacggtacagagtcaatgtggaggctatatacagggggtaccggtacagagtcaatgtggaggctatatacagggtgttacggtacagagtcaatgtggaggctatatacagggggtaccggtacagagtcaatgtggaggctatatacagggggtaccggtacagagtcaatgtggaggctatatacagggtgttacggtacagagtcaatgtggaggctatatacagggggtaccggtacagagtcaatgtggaggctatatacagg gggtaccggtacagagtcaatgtggaggctatatacagggtgttacggtacagagtcaatgtggaggctatatacagggtgttacggtacagagtcaatgtggaggctatatacagggggtaccggtacagagtcaatgtggaggctatatacagggggtaccggtacagagtcaatgtggaggctatatacagggggtacagagtcaatgtggaggctatatacagggggtactggtacagagtcaatgtggaggctatatacagggggtaccggttcagagtcgaTATGCGGGGggcagcgcatgtgacaaatacatttag
- the LOC127928855 gene encoding loricrin-like isoform X1 gives MRFCSTSSYEMTDLRTTITSTYIYMWRLYTGCYGTESMWRLYTGCYGTESMWRLYTGCYGTESMWRLYTGCYGTESMWRLYTGCYGTESMWRLYTGCYGTESMWRLYTGGTGTESMWRLYTGCYGTESMWRLYTGVLVQSQCGGYIQGVTVQSQCGGYIQGVTVQSQCGGYIQGVTVQSQCGGYIQGVTVQSQCGGYIQGVPVQSQCGGYIQGVTVQSQCGGYIQGVTVQSQCGGYIQGVTVQSQCGGYIQGVPVQSQCGGYIQGVTVQSQCGGYIQGVPVQSQCGGYIQGVPVQSQCGGYIQGVTVQSQCGGYIQGVPVQSQCGGYIQGVTVQSQCGGYIQGVPVQSQCGGYIQGVTVQSQCGGYIQGVTVQSQCGGYIQGVPVQSQCGGYIQGVPVQSQCGGYIQGVQSQCGGYIQGVLVQSQCGGYIQGVPVQSRYAGGSACDKYI, from the exons ATGAGGTTTTGCTCCACCTCTTCTTATGAAATGACTGATTTGAGAACTACTattacctctacctacatatacatgtggag gctatatacagggtgttacggtactgagtcaatgtggaggctatatacagggtgttacggtactgagtcaatgtggaggctatatacagggtgttacggtacagagtcaatgtggaggctatatacagggtgttacggtactgagtcaatgtggaggctatatacagggtgttacggtacagagtcaatgtggaggctatatacagggtgttacggtactgagtcaatgtggaggctatatacagggggtaccggtacagagtcaatgtggaggctatatacagggtgttacggtactgagtcaatgtggaggctatatacaggggtactggtacagagtcaatgtggaggctatatacagggtgttacggtacagagtcaatgtggaggctatatacagggtgttacggtacagagtcaatgtggaggctatatacagggtgttacggtacagagtcaatgtggaggctatatacagggtgttacggtacagagtcaatgtggaggctatatacagggggtaccggtacagagtcaatgtggaggctatatacagggtgttacggtacagagtcaatgtggaggctatatacagggtgttacggtacagagtcaatgtggaggctatatacagggtgttacggtacagagtcaatgtggaggctatatacagggggtaccggtacagagtcaatgtggaggctatatacagggtgttacggtacagagtcaatgtggaggctatatacagggggtaccggtacagagtcaatgtggaggctatatacagggggtaccggtacagagtcaatgtggaggctatatacagggtgttacggtacagagtcaatgtggaggctatatacagggggtaccggtacagagtcaatgtggaggctatatacagggtgttacggtacagagtcaatgtggaggctatatacagg gggtaccggtacagagtcaatgtggaggctatatacagggtgttacggtacagagtcaatgtggaggctatatacagggtgttacggtacagagtcaatgtggaggctatatacagggggtaccggtacagagtcaatgtggaggctatatacagggggtaccggtacagagtcaatgtggaggctatatacagggggtacagagtcaatgtggaggctatatacagggggtactggtacagagtcaatgtggaggctatatacagggggtaccggttcagagtcgaTATGCGGGGggcagcgcatgtgacaaatacatttag
- the LOC127928855 gene encoding loricrin-like isoform X8, with product MRFCSTSSYEMTDLRTTITSTYIYMWRLYTGCYGTESMWRLYTGCYGTESMWRLYTGCYGTESMWRLYTGCYGTESMWRLYTGCYGTESMWRLYTGCYGTESMWRLYTGGTGTESMWRLYTGCYGTESMWRLYTGVLVQSQCGGYIQGVTVQSQCGGYIQGVTVQSQCGGYIQGVTVQSQCGGYIQGVTVQSQCGGYIQGVPVQSQCGGYIQGVPVQSQCGGYIQGVTVQSQCGGYIQGVTVQSQCGGYIQGVPVQSQCGGYIQGVPVQSQCGGYIQGVQSQCGGYIQGVLVQSQCGGYIQGVPVQSRYAGGSACDKYI from the exons ATGAGGTTTTGCTCCACCTCTTCTTATGAAATGACTGATTTGAGAACTACTattacctctacctacatatacatgtggag gctatatacagggtgttacggtactgagtcaatgtggaggctatatacagggtgttacggtactgagtcaatgtggaggctatatacagggtgttacggtacagagtcaatgtggaggctatatacagggtgttacggtactgagtcaatgtggaggctatatacagggtgttacggtacagagtcaatgtggaggctatatacagggtgttacggtactgagtcaatgtggaggctatatacagggggtaccggtacagagtcaatgtggaggctatatacagggtgttacggtactgagtcaatgtggaggctatatacaggggtactggtacagagtcaatgtggaggctatatacagggtgttacggtacagagtcaatgtggaggctatatacagggtgttacggtacagagtcaatgtggaggctatatacagggtgttacggtacagagtcaatgtggaggctatatacagggtgttacggtacagagtcaatgtggaggctatatacagggggtaccggtacagagtcaatgtggaggctatatacagg gggtaccggtacagagtcaatgtggaggctatatacagggtgttacggtacagagtcaatgtggaggctatatacagggtgttacggtacagagtcaatgtggaggctatatacagggggtaccggtacagagtcaatgtggaggctatatacagggggtaccggtacagagtcaatgtggaggctatatacagggggtacagagtcaatgtggaggctatatacagggggtactggtacagagtcaatgtggaggctatatacagggggtaccggttcagagtcgaTATGCGGGGggcagcgcatgtgacaaatacatttag
- the LOC127928855 gene encoding loricrin-like isoform X6 — MRFCSTSSYEMTDLRTTITSTYIYMWRLYTGCYGTESMWRLYTGCYGTESMWRLYTGCYGTESMWRLYTGCYGTESMWRLYTGCYGTESMWRLYTGCYGTESMWRLYTGGTGTESMWRLYTGCYGTESMWRLYTGVLVQSQCGGYIQGVTVQSQCGGYIQGVTVQSQCGGYIQGVTVQSQCGGYIQGVTVQSQCGGYIQGVPVQSQCGGYIQGVTVQSQCGGYIQGVTVQSQCGGYIQGVPVQSQCGGYIQGVTVQSQCGGYIQGVTVQSQCGGYIQGVPVQSQCGGYIQGVPVQSQCGGYIQGVQSQCGGYIQGVLVQSQCGGYIQGVPVQSRYAGGSACDKYI, encoded by the exons ATGAGGTTTTGCTCCACCTCTTCTTATGAAATGACTGATTTGAGAACTACTattacctctacctacatatacatgtggag gctatatacagggtgttacggtactgagtcaatgtggaggctatatacagggtgttacggtactgagtcaatgtggaggctatatacagggtgttacggtacagagtcaatgtggaggctatatacagggtgttacggtactgagtcaatgtggaggctatatacagggtgttacggtacagagtcaatgtggaggctatatacagggtgttacggtactgagtcaatgtggaggctatatacagggggtaccggtacagagtcaatgtggaggctatatacagggtgttacggtactgagtcaatgtggaggctatatacaggggtactggtacagagtcaatgtggaggctatatacagggtgttacggtacagagtcaatgtggaggctatatacagggtgttacggtacagagtcaatgtggaggctatatacagggtgttacggtacagagtcaatgtggaggctatatacagggtgttacggtacagagtcaatgtggaggctatatacagggggtaccggtacagagtcaatgtggaggctatatacagggtgttacggtacagagtcaatgtggaggctatatacagggtgttacggtacagagtcaatgtggaggctatatacagg gggtaccggtacagagtcaatgtggaggctatatacagggtgttacggtacagagtcaatgtggaggctatatacagggtgttacggtacagagtcaatgtggaggctatatacagggggtaccggtacagagtcaatgtggaggctatatacagggggtaccggtacagagtcaatgtggaggctatatacagggggtacagagtcaatgtggaggctatatacagggggtactggtacagagtcaatgtggaggctatatacagggggtaccggttcagagtcgaTATGCGGGGggcagcgcatgtgacaaatacatttag
- the LOC127928855 gene encoding uncharacterized protein LOC127928855 isoform X9, producing the protein MWRLYTGCYGTESMWRLYTGCYGTESMWRLYTGCYGTESMWRLYTGCYGTESMWRLYTGGTGTESMWRLYTGCYGTESMWRLYTGCYGTESMWRLYTGCYGTESMWRLYTGGTGTESMWRLYTGCYGTESMWRLYTGGTGTESMWRLYTGGTGTESMWRLYTGCYGTESMWRLYTGGTGTESMWRLYTGCYGTESMWRLYTGGTGTESMWRLYTGCYGTESMWRLYTGCYGTESMWRLYTGGTGTESMWRLYTGGTGTESMWRLYTGGTESMWRLYTGGTGTESMWRLYTGGTGSESICGGQRM; encoded by the exons atgtggaggctatatacagggtgttacggtacagagtcaatgtggaggctatatacagggtgttacggtacagagtcaatgtggaggctatatacagggtgttacggtacagagtcaatgtggaggctatatacagggtgttacggtacagagtcaatgtggaggctatatacagggggtaccggtacagagtcaatgtggaggctatatacagggtgttacggtacagagtcaatgtggaggctatatacagggtgttacggtacagagtcaatgtggaggctatatacagggtgttacggtacagagtcaatgtggaggctatatacagggggtaccggtacagagtcaatgtggaggctatatacagggtgttacggtacagagtcaatgtggaggctatatacagggggtaccggtacagagtcaatgtggaggctatatacagggggtaccggtacagagtcaatgtggaggctatatacagggtgttacggtacagagtcaatgtggaggctatatacagggggtaccggtacagagtcaatgtggaggctatatacagggtgttacggtacagagtcaatgtggaggctatatacagg gggtaccggtacagagtcaatgtggaggctatatacagggtgttacggtacagagtcaatgtggaggctatatacagggtgttacggtacagagtcaatgtggaggctatatacagggggtaccggtacagagtcaatgtggaggctatatacagggggtaccggtacagagtcaatgtggaggctatatacagggggtacagagtcaatgtggaggctatatacagggggtactggtacagagtcaatgtggaggctatatacagggggtaccggttcagagtcgaTATGCGGGGggcagcgcatgtga